One Megamonas hypermegale genomic window carries:
- a CDS encoding sodium ion-translocating decarboxylase subunit beta — protein sequence MIDFGALLEALLLQTGLMSMSFGNIIMILVGGVMLYLGIIKKYEPFLLVGIGLSCIVANIPGSGLVEEGGLFHYAYQGVESLILPPLIFLGVGAMTDFGPMIANPSLVILGAAAHLGIFVALIMAKLMGFSLAEACSIGIIGGADGPMAIYTTVQLAPHLLPQISVAAYSYMALMPLIQPPVMRLLTTKSERKIIMKQPRYVSRLEKIVFPVVMIIIVNLFLPPVAPLITMLMFGNLIRECLLLDRMAETISTPFLNIITLVLTIAIGSTMSADTFLTSQTLLIIFLGLVSFVFGTASGVVCARIMNKISGGKINPLIGSAGIASVPIAARVSHKVGQEENRNNFLIMHAMGPNLAGVFGTAISGGIMLALLGQ from the coding sequence ATGATAGATTTCGGCGCTCTTTTAGAAGCATTATTATTACAAACAGGTCTAATGTCCATGTCATTCGGCAATATTATAATGATATTAGTCGGCGGTGTTATGCTATATCTCGGTATTATCAAAAAATATGAACCATTTCTGCTCGTAGGCATCGGACTTTCATGTATTGTTGCCAACATTCCGGGTTCCGGCCTTGTCGAAGAAGGCGGTCTATTCCATTACGCTTATCAGGGTGTAGAATCACTCATTTTGCCGCCGCTTATTTTCTTAGGCGTAGGTGCTATGACCGATTTCGGTCCGATGATTGCCAATCCTTCACTCGTCATATTGGGTGCAGCAGCTCATCTCGGTATTTTCGTTGCCCTCATTATGGCAAAACTAATGGGATTTTCACTTGCCGAAGCATGTTCCATCGGTATTATCGGAGGTGCCGACGGTCCTATGGCAATTTATACCACAGTCCAGCTTGCACCGCATCTTCTGCCGCAGATTTCCGTTGCCGCATACTCGTATATGGCATTAATGCCGCTTATTCAGCCGCCAGTAATGCGGCTTTTAACTACTAAATCAGAACGCAAAATCATCATGAAACAGCCGCGTTACGTTTCCCGTTTGGAAAAAATCGTATTTCCTGTCGTTATGATCATCATCGTAAATCTTTTCCTGCCGCCGGTTGCCCCGCTCATCACCATGCTCATGTTCGGCAACCTAATCCGTGAATGTTTGCTGCTTGACCGTATGGCAGAAACAATTTCCACTCCGTTTTTAAACATTATCACATTGGTTTTGACGATTGCTATCGGTTCTACAATGAGTGCAGATACTTTCTTAACGTCTCAGACGCTCTTAATTATTTTCCTCGGCCTCGTATCTTTCGTTTTCGGTACTGCCTCCGGCGTTGTCTGCGCCCGCATTATGAACAAAATCAGCGGCGGCAAAATCAATCCGTTAATCGGTTCCGCCGGTATCGCTTCCGTTCCGATTGCTGCCCGCGTATCGCATAAAGTCGGTCAGGAAGAAAACCGCAATAATTTCTTAATCATGCACGCTATGGGACCAAATCTCGCCGGTGTATTCGGCACTGCTATCTCAGGCGGTATCATGCTCGCACTGCTCGGTCAGTAA
- a CDS encoding CatB-related O-acetyltransferase, with translation MQPEKIYPRKYDKTTVYLKNVVSDPEIIVGDFTIYNDFVHDPRDFEKNNVLYHYPVNHEKLIIGKFCSIACGAKFLFNSANHTLKSLSTYPFALMYDEWNMDKKDVAKGWDNKGDIVIGNDVWIGYNAIILSGVKIGDGAIVATGAVVTKDVKPYEIVGGIPAKVIRKRFSHEVIIKLQKMKWWNWPADKIRRNLTEIQNGI, from the coding sequence ATGCAGCCAGAGAAAATTTATCCGCGAAAATATGATAAAACGACAGTTTATTTAAAAAATGTGGTCAGTGACCCGGAAATAATTGTCGGCGACTTTACGATTTATAACGATTTTGTTCATGACCCGCGTGATTTTGAAAAAAATAATGTATTATACCATTATCCAGTGAACCACGAAAAGCTTATAATCGGCAAATTCTGTTCGATAGCCTGCGGGGCGAAATTTCTATTTAACAGTGCTAACCATACGCTAAAATCTTTGTCTACATATCCTTTTGCGCTTATGTATGATGAATGGAATATGGATAAAAAAGATGTGGCTAAAGGTTGGGATAATAAAGGTGATATTGTAATCGGCAATGATGTATGGATTGGCTACAATGCGATTATTTTATCAGGTGTAAAAATCGGTGACGGTGCAATCGTGGCGACAGGAGCCGTTGTGACGAAAGATGTTAAGCCTTATGAAATTGTCGGAGGAATACCGGCAAAAGTAATTCGCAAAAGATTTTCGCATGAAGTAATAATAAAACTGCAAAAGATGAAATGGTGGAATTGGCCGGCTGATAAAATCAGAAGAAATTTGACAGAAATTCAAAATGGAATTTAA
- a CDS encoding bile acid:sodium symporter family protein, which yields MKALEALSNFISKYMAAFVIIVAAVALFMPWTFKWAAGYVTYLLGIVMFGMGMTLRFEDFKLVFQRPKDVLVGAVAQFTIMPGLAWLLATLFQLPPELAVGVILVGTCPGGTSSNVMTYLARGDVPLSVSMTMTTTILAPVVTPLLTWWLAGAWIEISLAAMMISIVQVVVVPIVLGIVINKLFGDFVRRAIKLLPLISVIAIVLIVGGVVSVSSQQIMQTGLLIMAVVMLHNLLGYALGFAVAKALRMNLAKSKAISIEVGMQNSGLASSLALMHFGAAAAIPGAVFSVWHNISGSLAANYLAGKMEKAEKAKAEKLAHN from the coding sequence ATGAAAGCATTAGAAGCTTTAAGCAATTTTATTTCTAAGTATATGGCGGCTTTTGTTATCATCGTGGCAGCGGTTGCCCTGTTTATGCCGTGGACATTTAAATGGGCGGCAGGTTATGTTACATATTTATTGGGTATCGTTATGTTCGGCATGGGGATGACGCTGCGTTTTGAAGATTTCAAGCTGGTTTTCCAGCGTCCGAAAGACGTACTTGTCGGAGCTGTGGCTCAGTTTACGATTATGCCGGGTCTTGCCTGGCTGCTCGCGACGCTTTTCCAGCTTCCGCCGGAACTGGCTGTCGGCGTAATTCTGGTCGGTACGTGTCCGGGCGGTACGTCTTCCAATGTAATGACGTATCTGGCACGCGGTGATGTGCCTTTGTCCGTATCCATGACGATGACGACGACAATTCTGGCACCGGTTGTTACGCCGCTTCTTACATGGTGGCTGGCCGGAGCATGGATTGAGATTTCTCTGGCGGCTATGATGATTTCCATCGTGCAGGTCGTTGTGGTGCCGATTGTTTTAGGTATTGTCATCAATAAATTATTCGGTGATTTTGTACGCAGAGCGATAAAGCTGCTGCCGCTTATTTCCGTAATTGCAATCGTGCTGATTGTCGGTGGTGTAGTTTCCGTAAGTTCGCAGCAGATTATGCAGACGGGACTTTTGATTATGGCTGTGGTAATGCTGCACAATCTGCTTGGTTATGCTTTGGGCTTTGCTGTAGCTAAAGCTTTGAGAATGAATTTGGCGAAATCGAAAGCTATATCTATTGAAGTCGGAATGCAAAATTCCGGACTGGCTTCTTCTTTGGCTTTAATGCACTTCGGTGCGGCAGCGGCAATTCCGGGCGCAGTGTTCAGCGTATGGCACAATATCTCTGGTTCGCTCGCAGCTAATTATTTAGCAGGCAAAATGGAGAAGGCGGAGAAAGCCAAAGCTGAAAAACTGGCGCATAATTAA
- a CDS encoding citrate synthase — MDNTFLAQFYGKSQIYTDIPNHLYKDFNVKKGLRNEDGTGVLVGLTRVADVVGYKYDDEGHKIDTEGTLYFRGIDINEIVKNRNGLRYIYEEACFLLLFGYLPKQSELDKFCKILKDNYELPDDFLEMNLLRMPGKNLMNKLQHAILTLYNYDEDPDNTDVYETLLKGVQIMAKLPSIACYAYQSKMHYYEHKSLVIHYPRKDYSTAENILYMLRLDGKFSEKESNLLDIMLLLHADHGGGNNSTFTNVVISSTDTDIYSAVSGSIGSLKGPRHGGANIKVALMMDAVISEIGYTRDDNKIKDIVVKLLNKQFYNKSGLIYGFGHAVYTISDPRAEVLRHYCGIVAREKGREEEFEFYLRFERIVKDTLLEMKGLTACANVDYYSGFAYDMLGIPRDMFTPLFVISRMVGWLAHNLENKLYDGRIMRPATKYVGTINEYIPMEER; from the coding sequence ATGGATAATACTTTTCTCGCTCAATTTTATGGGAAGTCTCAAATTTATACAGATATTCCTAATCATTTATACAAAGATTTTAACGTAAAAAAAGGTTTACGCAACGAAGATGGTACAGGTGTACTCGTAGGTCTTACACGTGTTGCTGATGTTGTCGGTTACAAATACGATGATGAAGGCCATAAAATAGATACAGAAGGTACACTTTATTTTCGTGGCATAGATATTAATGAAATCGTAAAAAATCGCAATGGACTTCGTTATATTTATGAAGAAGCTTGTTTTTTACTATTATTCGGTTATCTGCCAAAACAAAGCGAATTAGACAAATTCTGCAAAATACTTAAAGATAACTATGAATTACCAGATGATTTTCTTGAAATGAATTTGCTTCGTATGCCTGGTAAAAACCTCATGAACAAATTACAACATGCAATTTTAACTTTATACAATTATGATGAAGACCCAGACAATACTGATGTATATGAAACACTTTTAAAAGGCGTACAGATTATGGCAAAATTGCCATCTATCGCTTGCTATGCTTATCAATCTAAAATGCACTATTATGAACATAAAAGTCTTGTCATTCATTATCCTCGCAAAGATTATTCCACAGCAGAAAATATCTTATACATGCTTCGCCTAGATGGAAAATTTAGCGAAAAAGAATCAAATCTTTTAGATATCATGTTACTTTTACATGCTGACCACGGCGGCGGTAATAACTCCACTTTCACAAACGTAGTAATTTCTTCTACAGATACAGATATTTATTCTGCAGTTTCTGGTTCCATTGGCTCTCTCAAAGGCCCTCGCCACGGTGGTGCTAATATAAAAGTAGCCTTAATGATGGATGCTGTAATTTCTGAAATTGGTTATACACGCGATGACAACAAAATTAAAGATATTGTAGTAAAATTATTAAACAAACAATTTTACAATAAATCTGGTCTTATTTATGGCTTCGGTCATGCCGTTTATACAATATCTGACCCACGTGCTGAAGTTCTACGCCATTATTGCGGTATCGTTGCGCGTGAAAAAGGACGCGAAGAAGAATTTGAATTTTACTTACGCTTTGAACGCATTGTCAAAGATACTTTACTTGAAATGAAAGGCTTAACAGCTTGCGCTAATGTCGATTATTACAGTGGTTTCGCTTATGATATGCTCGGCATACCTCGCGATATGTTCACTCCATTATTCGTAATCAGTCGCATGGTAGGCTGGCTTGCTCATAATCTCGAAAATAAACTTTACGATGGCAGAATTATGCGTCCTGCAACAAAATACGTAGGCACTATAAATGAATATATACCCATGGAGGAAAGATAA
- a CDS encoding TerC family protein: MEGIFTAPWFAALGSILLLDLILSGDNAIVIAMACKSLPDGERLKGVIIGGAGAVIVRVCLTLFATELLGLPYLQFIGGALLVYIAVKLLMDNDEDEGGGKQATTLFAAVRTIMIADFIMSLDNVLALAGVANMVPEAKWSLIICGLMISLPIVLCGAQLFMLIMKKLPWLIYLGGGILAYTAAEMMTMDKVIGVYLEDWSLIIKVVLVVAVLSFGWFKNHSMCKCQ, from the coding sequence GTGGAAGGTATATTTACTGCACCGTGGTTTGCGGCGCTCGGCAGTATCTTACTGCTGGATTTGATTTTGAGCGGCGATAATGCCATAGTTATTGCGATGGCGTGCAAGTCCCTGCCGGATGGTGAACGTTTGAAGGGCGTAATAATCGGCGGTGCGGGAGCTGTGATAGTGCGAGTTTGTCTTACACTGTTTGCTACGGAGCTTTTGGGACTTCCGTATCTGCAATTCATCGGCGGAGCACTGCTTGTATATATAGCGGTAAAACTGCTTATGGATAATGATGAAGATGAGGGCGGCGGCAAGCAGGCAACGACACTGTTTGCGGCGGTGAGGACAATTATGATAGCCGATTTTATTATGAGTCTTGATAATGTGCTGGCACTTGCAGGCGTTGCCAATATGGTGCCGGAGGCAAAATGGAGCCTTATTATATGCGGTTTGATGATTAGTCTGCCGATTGTACTTTGCGGCGCACAGCTTTTCATGCTGATAATGAAGAAGCTGCCGTGGCTTATTTATCTGGGCGGCGGAATTTTGGCATATACGGCAGCGGAAATGATGACGATGGATAAAGTAATCGGTGTTTATCTTGAAGATTGGAGTCTGATTATAAAAGTAGTTTTAGTAGTAGCTGTTTTAAGTTTCGGCTGGTTTAAAAATCACAGTATGTGTAAATGTCAATGA
- the htpX gene encoding zinc metalloprotease HtpX, with amino-acid sequence MNMLKTTVLMAALMGILIAIGGAVGGSTGALVMFVVSLGMNIFMYWNSVDMCLKAYGAQEITREDAPNLYDLVERLAKRAELPMPRVCIIEADEPNAFATGRNPEHAAVAVTTGIMRVLNYEELAGVLSHELAHVKHRDILISTIAASMAGAISMIANVAQFGAIFGSSNNDDEEGGSNMATLLATAIIAPLAAGIIQMAVSRSREYDADAEGGNICGNPLYLANALEKIDYYAKHGEMPNATPATAHMFIINPFEGAGKRLANMFSTHPLTEDRIARLHEQASEKGITTV; translated from the coding sequence ATGAATATGTTAAAGACGACTGTACTGATGGCAGCCTTAATGGGTATTTTAATAGCTATCGGCGGAGCAGTCGGCGGCAGTACGGGTGCTCTCGTGATGTTTGTCGTTTCACTTGGTATGAATATATTTATGTACTGGAACAGTGTGGATATGTGCTTGAAAGCATACGGTGCACAGGAAATAACACGGGAAGATGCACCGAATTTGTATGATTTGGTGGAAAGACTTGCAAAAAGAGCGGAACTGCCGATGCCGAGAGTATGTATTATTGAAGCGGATGAACCGAATGCCTTTGCAACAGGCAGAAATCCGGAACATGCGGCAGTTGCCGTGACAACAGGTATTATGCGTGTTTTAAATTATGAAGAACTGGCGGGCGTACTAAGCCATGAATTGGCTCATGTAAAGCATCGCGATATTTTAATCAGCACGATTGCCGCTTCGATGGCGGGTGCTATTTCTATGATTGCCAACGTAGCGCAGTTTGGTGCTATTTTTGGCAGTAGCAACAATGATGATGAAGAAGGCGGCTCCAATATGGCTACTTTATTGGCAACGGCTATTATTGCACCGCTGGCGGCAGGTATTATCCAGATGGCGGTATCCCGTTCGCGCGAATACGACGCTGATGCCGAAGGCGGCAATATCTGCGGCAATCCGCTGTATTTAGCCAATGCGCTGGAAAAAATCGACTATTATGCAAAACATGGTGAAATGCCGAATGCCACACCGGCTACGGCACATATGTTTATCATCAATCCGTTTGAAGGTGCCGGCAAGAGACTGGCCAACATGTTTAGCACGCATCCTTTAACGGAAGACAGAATTGCAAGACTGCATGAACAGGCAAGTGAAAAAGGAATTACAACTGTATAA
- a CDS encoding DMT family transporter, with protein sequence MGWMNVILAVICELIWVTGLKYANAAWEWVFVAVALGLGTYFLIAAVNTLPVGTAYAVFVGMGSLGTILVEFFVFGIVPALTQIFFIVLLLTGVIGLKLLKE encoded by the coding sequence ATGGGCTGGATGAATGTTATTTTAGCCGTTATCTGTGAACTTATTTGGGTGACGGGACTTAAGTATGCTAATGCTGCTTGGGAATGGGTATTTGTAGCGGTGGCATTGGGACTAGGCACGTATTTTCTGATTGCGGCGGTAAATACTTTGCCTGTCGGCACGGCGTATGCCGTTTTTGTCGGAATGGGGTCATTGGGAACTATTTTGGTGGAATTTTTTGTTTTTGGTATTGTGCCGGCTTTGACACAGATATTTTTTATCGTGCTGTTGCTGACCGGTGTAATCGGGCTTAAATTGCTGAAGGAATAA
- a CDS encoding DMT family transporter codes for MEWLYVIVSGFCEVMFVNYMNVWQLKRKKLAIVKMCMAFGMSLFLLHLAMRVLPMSVTYAVWTGMGAVGGVGISIIKYGESADWRRLICIAMIIFAVVGLKLTA; via the coding sequence ATGGAATGGCTGTATGTAATTGTCTCCGGTTTTTGTGAAGTGATGTTTGTAAATTATATGAATGTATGGCAGTTAAAGCGAAAAAAGCTAGCTATTGTGAAAATGTGTATGGCGTTTGGCATGAGTCTGTTTTTATTGCATTTGGCGATGCGTGTTCTGCCAATGAGTGTTACGTACGCTGTTTGGACAGGTATGGGAGCTGTCGGCGGTGTGGGCATAAGCATTATAAAATACGGAGAAAGTGCTGATTGGCGCAGGCTTATCTGTATTGCTATGATAATTTTTGCTGTTGTCGGTTTGAAACTTACGGCATGA
- a CDS encoding thioesterase family protein produces the protein MLDLNEILTVGQNFMIRKVVQRSDTAAAYSKDLNQFLSTPTIIDLAIRASMETIDKYLPDDYVSIGFSIKFAHTAATSLGMTLTVKVSIVSIEDHEVDLRIEAWDEQGEIGYGMHKRSIVSKEHLMKNAERRTRFLTNKRLDNFGRR, from the coding sequence ATGTTAGATTTAAACGAAATATTAACGGTTGGACAAAATTTTATGATTAGAAAAGTTGTCCAGCGTTCCGATACGGCAGCGGCTTATTCCAAAGATTTAAATCAGTTTCTTTCTACGCCGACTATTATCGATTTGGCAATTCGCGCTTCTATGGAAACTATCGATAAATATCTGCCGGACGATTACGTAAGCATCGGCTTCAGTATAAAATTCGCCCATACGGCGGCTACAAGTCTGGGAATGACTTTAACGGTAAAAGTCAGTATCGTAAGTATTGAAGACCATGAAGTCGACCTTCGCATTGAAGCATGGGATGAACAGGGCGAAATCGGCTACGGTATGCACAAAAGAAGTATTGTAAGCAAGGAACATTTAATGAAGAATGCTGAACGCAGAACACGTTTTTTAACTAACAAACGTTTGGATAATTTTGGAAGGAGATAA
- a CDS encoding CD3324 family protein, with translation MKYINANEILPKPLIKELQNYVQGGYVYVPIKTDERKNWGEQSGYRLELDRRNEKIRQEYKNGVSLDILADRYYLSVSAVKKIIYKK, from the coding sequence ATGAAATATATTAATGCAAATGAAATTTTGCCGAAACCGTTAATAAAAGAATTGCAAAATTATGTTCAAGGTGGATATGTCTATGTACCGATTAAAACGGATGAACGGAAAAACTGGGGCGAACAGTCCGGTTACCGTTTGGAGCTGGATAGACGGAATGAAAAAATACGGCAGGAATATAAAAACGGCGTATCTTTGGATATTTTAGCCGACAGATATTATTTATCCGTATCAGCTGTCAAAAAGATAATTTATAAAAAATAA
- a CDS encoding isocitrate/isopropylmalate dehydrogenase family protein, translating to MTKTITVFKGDGIGPEITDAVLKILNAAGADLEYEIFNVGAKEYEKNGKLIPDEAFTSFDKNKVLLKSPITTPVGKGFRSLNVTLRKKYDLYANIRPAKSNKAVKTPFENVDLIVFRENTEDLYVGVEEQIDENTVHATKIITRAASQRIIKDAFEYAVAHNRKKVTCVHKANILKMSDGLFLSIFYDIAKDYPQIQADDKIVDNTCMQLVMNPQQFDIMVMPNLYGDIVSDLTSGLIGGLGLLPSSNLGKDYAMFEAVHGSAPDIAGKHIANPTALLWSACMMLEYLGQNDVAGKIRKAVDEVLNEGKHLTPDLHGTATTEEYCEAIIAKL from the coding sequence ATGACAAAAACTATTACAGTTTTTAAAGGCGATGGCATTGGTCCTGAAATAACTGATGCTGTACTTAAAATTTTAAACGCTGCTGGTGCAGACCTTGAATATGAAATCTTTAACGTTGGCGCTAAAGAATATGAAAAAAATGGTAAATTAATCCCTGATGAAGCATTTACTTCTTTTGATAAAAATAAAGTATTGTTAAAATCACCAATCACTACACCTGTTGGCAAAGGTTTCCGTTCACTCAATGTAACATTGCGTAAAAAATACGATTTATACGCTAATATTCGCCCTGCAAAATCAAATAAAGCTGTTAAAACACCTTTTGAAAATGTAGATTTAATCGTATTCCGCGAAAATACAGAAGACCTTTATGTAGGCGTAGAAGAACAAATCGATGAAAACACAGTTCATGCTACAAAAATAATCACAAGAGCAGCAAGCCAACGCATTATCAAAGATGCTTTTGAATATGCTGTAGCTCATAACCGCAAAAAAGTAACTTGCGTTCATAAAGCCAATATCTTAAAAATGAGTGATGGTTTATTCCTCAGCATTTTTTATGATATCGCTAAAGATTATCCACAAATTCAAGCTGATGATAAAATCGTTGATAACACATGCATGCAACTTGTCATGAACCCACAACAATTTGATATCATGGTAATGCCTAATCTTTACGGAGACATCGTATCTGACCTCACTAGCGGCTTAATCGGTGGACTTGGGCTTTTACCTTCTAGCAACCTCGGCAAAGATTACGCTATGTTTGAAGCCGTTCACGGCAGCGCACCAGATATCGCAGGCAAACACATCGCAAATCCAACAGCTCTTTTATGGTCTGCTTGCATGATGCTTGAATACCTCGGTCAAAATGATGTAGCAGGCAAAATCAGAAAAGCCGTTGATGAAGTGCTGAACGAAGGAAAACACCTCACACCGGATTTGCACGGCACGGCTACAACGGAAGAATACTGCGAAGCTATTATTGCTAAGCTTTAA
- a CDS encoding nitroreductase family protein — MNEIVKAMIERRSCRKYKPEQIKDEDLQTIIEAGKYAATGKGLQSPKMVVIQNPEVIAKLSKWNADIMGVKSDPFYGAPTVILVLADATRPTAVQDGSLVMGNLMLAAHSLGLGSCWINRAKEEFETAEGKELLKQWGIEGDYIGVGHCVIGYPDGDLPKAAPRKDDYVITIK; from the coding sequence ATGAATGAAATTGTAAAAGCCATGATAGAAAGAAGAAGTTGCCGCAAATATAAACCTGAACAGATTAAAGATGAAGATTTACAGACTATAATTGAAGCCGGTAAATATGCTGCTACAGGAAAAGGTTTGCAATCTCCTAAAATGGTAGTAATTCAAAATCCAGAAGTAATCGCTAAATTATCTAAATGGAATGCTGATATCATGGGAGTAAAATCTGACCCATTTTATGGTGCACCTACAGTTATTTTAGTTTTGGCAGATGCTACAAGACCTACAGCAGTTCAAGATGGTTCACTTGTAATGGGAAATTTAATGCTTGCTGCGCATAGTTTAGGTCTTGGTTCTTGCTGGATTAATAGAGCAAAAGAAGAATTTGAAACAGCAGAAGGCAAAGAACTTTTAAAACAATGGGGTATTGAAGGCGATTATATCGGTGTTGGTCATTGCGTCATTGGTTATCCGGATGGAGATTTGCCGAAAGCGGCACCGCGTAAGGATGATTATGTTATCACGATAAAATAA
- a CDS encoding SWIM zinc finger family protein — MESWKDYFEKRILDRGRSYYNNGAVQNLRKTAEGYEAYVSGTVRYEVEIEMENGKVEYMSCDCPYADSGENCKHMAAVMYAIEKQENGTIELNGKSGRNKQTAKENLQDIVDSIPEAELRDYVYNLAKDNKSIENYIRINYGSSIDAEYIKNLKKDLRAIIRRYSNDGFIAWEDAFDYISDVEAFMKTNIESMIDKNFLVEAFELTNYVLDKITNQPMDDSDGGIVAVAGDCKNYWLEIMEKADDKSKDKMFRWFNNKLLKHQLDDFIEDVVYEFIMKNFAEEKYLEKKLALLDEFIKEDKFSYNYSKYIGEKLKIMQKLNYPAEQINLYKERYWKLPEIRKVVFDEYIAQEDWQKAIEILEESKKLDEDNYLFMARYRKNLIELYKKVGNKKAYRKELTEFIFDSCGSDLSLIYELREDCTPEEWLSYREKILAGEMLRETKLELLEKEGMYEELWQEIFERAELYEIDRYEKVLKKIFPERMLDLYVDYIRKNQMKVSNREQYSDLIKYLKKVTLYSGGEKKAKEIAANWRDVFKRRRAMMDELNKAGF, encoded by the coding sequence ATGGAAAGCTGGAAAGATTATTTTGAAAAGAGGATACTGGACCGAGGACGCAGTTATTATAATAACGGAGCAGTTCAAAACCTGAGGAAAACGGCTGAGGGATATGAAGCGTATGTAAGCGGCACGGTGCGGTATGAAGTTGAGATTGAAATGGAAAACGGGAAAGTCGAATACATGTCCTGCGATTGTCCTTATGCCGACAGCGGCGAGAACTGCAAGCATATGGCGGCCGTTATGTATGCGATAGAAAAACAGGAAAACGGCACGATAGAATTAAACGGTAAAAGCGGAAGAAATAAACAAACGGCAAAAGAGAACTTGCAGGATATCGTGGACAGTATTCCGGAAGCGGAGCTTCGTGATTACGTTTATAATTTGGCGAAAGATAACAAGAGTATTGAAAATTATATAAGGATAAATTACGGCAGCAGCATTGACGCGGAATATATAAAAAATCTGAAGAAGGATTTGCGGGCGATTATCCGTCGATACAGCAATGATGGGTTTATTGCATGGGAAGATGCGTTCGATTATATATCGGACGTGGAGGCTTTTATGAAAACCAACATAGAGAGCATGATTGACAAGAACTTTCTTGTGGAAGCGTTTGAGCTGACCAATTACGTTCTCGATAAAATAACAAATCAGCCGATGGATGATTCGGACGGCGGAATAGTTGCCGTTGCCGGCGATTGCAAGAATTACTGGCTGGAAATCATGGAGAAAGCTGATGATAAAAGCAAGGATAAAATGTTTCGGTGGTTCAATAATAAACTTTTGAAACATCAATTAGATGATTTTATCGAAGATGTTGTATATGAATTTATTATGAAAAATTTTGCTGAAGAAAAATATCTGGAGAAAAAACTGGCACTGCTTGATGAATTTATAAAAGAGGACAAATTTAGTTATAATTACAGCAAATATATAGGTGAAAAACTGAAAATCATGCAGAAGCTGAATTATCCGGCTGAACAGATTAATTTGTATAAAGAGAGATACTGGAAGCTGCCGGAAATCAGAAAAGTTGTATTTGATGAATATATAGCGCAGGAGGATTGGCAGAAAGCCATTGAAATTTTAGAAGAAAGTAAAAAGCTGGACGAAGATAATTACCTGTTCATGGCAAGGTACCGCAAAAATCTGATTGAGCTGTATAAAAAAGTAGGTAATAAAAAAGCCTATAGAAAAGAATTGACGGAGTTTATATTTGATAGTTGCGGAAGCGATTTATCCCTTATTTATGAATTGAGGGAAGACTGTACGCCGGAGGAGTGGCTATCATACAGAGAAAAAATTCTGGCGGGAGAAATGTTGCGGGAAACAAAATTGGAATTGTTGGAAAAAGAGGGCATGTACGAGGAGTTATGGCAAGAAATTTTCGAGCGTGCTGAACTGTATGAGATTGACAGATATGAAAAGGTATTGAAAAAAATATTTCCGGAGCGGATGCTGGATTTATATGTTGATTATATAAGGAAAAATCAAATGAAAGTTTCCAACCGTGAGCAGTACAGTGATTTGATTAAATATTTAAAGAAAGTAACACTGTATTCGGGCGGCGAGAAGAAAGCAAAAGAGATTGCCGCAAACTGGCGCGATGTATTTAAACGCCGCAGAGCGATGATGGATGAACTGAATAAAGCTGGGTTTTAA